A DNA window from Bacteroides cellulosilyticus contains the following coding sequences:
- the rseP gene encoding RIP metalloprotease RseP — METFLIRALQLIMSLSLLVIVHEGGHFLFARLFKTRVEKFCLFFDPWFTLFKFKPKNSDTEYGIGWLPLGGYVKIAGMIDESMDTEQMQQPMQPWEFRAKPAWQRLLIMIGGVLFNFILALFIYSMILFTWGDEYVPVQKAPLGMEFNETAKAIGFRDGDVLISADGVPFERYGGDMLTSVVDARQVTVRRDGQEVSVYIPENFMERLLADSVRFASFRYPYVIDSICANRPAALAGLQAGDSIMQLDGKNIAYFDFKEEMLRRQKADSASHNITLTYARAGVIDTITFATDSIYEIGVVARTATNQLLPVVKKEYSFLASFPAGAALGVQTLKGYVGQMKYLFSKEGAKQLGGFGTIGSIFPATWDWHQFWYMTAFLSIILAFMNILPIPALDGGHVLFLIYEIVARRKPSDKFMERAQMVGMFLLFGLLLWANFNDILRFLF, encoded by the coding sequence ATGGAAACATTTTTGATTCGTGCCCTGCAACTCATTATGAGCCTTTCGTTGCTCGTTATCGTTCATGAGGGAGGGCACTTCCTCTTCGCCCGTCTTTTCAAGACACGGGTAGAAAAGTTTTGTTTGTTCTTCGACCCTTGGTTTACCCTGTTCAAGTTCAAGCCGAAAAATAGTGATACGGAATATGGTATTGGTTGGCTGCCGTTAGGTGGTTATGTAAAGATAGCAGGTATGATAGATGAGTCTATGGATACCGAACAGATGCAACAGCCAATGCAACCGTGGGAGTTCCGGGCCAAACCGGCATGGCAACGGTTGTTAATCATGATAGGTGGTGTATTGTTCAATTTCATATTGGCATTATTCATCTATTCTATGATACTTTTTACTTGGGGAGATGAATACGTACCGGTACAAAAAGCTCCGTTGGGTATGGAATTCAACGAAACGGCAAAAGCTATCGGTTTCCGTGACGGTGACGTACTGATATCTGCTGATGGTGTACCCTTTGAACGTTACGGTGGTGATATGCTGACAAGCGTTGTCGATGCCCGCCAAGTAACAGTACGCCGTGATGGGCAAGAGGTATCCGTTTATATTCCTGAGAATTTTATGGAGCGTCTGCTGGCAGACAGTGTACGTTTTGCCTCATTCCGCTATCCATATGTTATTGATAGTATTTGTGCCAACCGTCCTGCTGCCCTTGCCGGCCTGCAAGCGGGTGACAGTATTATGCAATTGGACGGAAAGAACATTGCTTATTTCGATTTCAAAGAAGAGATGTTACGCCGTCAGAAAGCGGATTCGGCTTCTCATAATATCACATTGACTTATGCACGTGCCGGAGTAATAGATACTATAACTTTTGCTACAGATTCAATCTATGAGATAGGTGTAGTAGCACGTACGGCAACCAATCAGTTACTGCCGGTTGTAAAGAAAGAATATAGTTTTCTAGCCTCTTTCCCCGCTGGTGCAGCATTGGGAGTACAAACTCTGAAAGGCTATGTAGGACAGATGAAATATCTCTTCTCTAAAGAGGGCGCCAAGCAATTGGGTGGCTTCGGAACTATCGGAAGCATCTTCCCTGCTACATGGGATTGGCATCAGTTCTGGTACATGACAGCATTCCTTTCTATTATCCTCGCCTTCATGAATATTTTGCCTATTCCGGCACTGGATGGCGGACATGTACTATTCCTTATTTATGAGATTGTGGCTCGTCGCAAACCAAGTGATAAATTTATGGAGCGTGCGCAAATGGTGGGTATGTTCCTGCTATTCGGATTGCTGCTTTGGGCAAACTTTAATGATATTCTACGGTTCCTGTTCTAG
- the murA gene encoding UDP-N-acetylglucosamine 1-carboxyvinyltransferase, which produces MASFVIEGGHRLSGEIHPQGAKNEVLQIICATLLTAEEVTVHNIPDILDVNNLIQLMRDMGVTVSRKGLDTYCFKAEKLDLSYLESDEFLKKCSSLRGSVMLIGPMVARFHKAMISKPGGDKIGRRRLDTHFIGIQNLGADFSYNAEREAYEISACELKGTYMLLDEASVTGTANIVMAAVLAKGTTTIYNAACEPYLQQLCKMLNRMGAKIQGIASNLLTIEGVDELHGTEHTILPDMIEVGSFIGMAAMTQSELTIKNVSYENLGIIPESFRRLGIKLEQQGDDIYVPAQETYQIESFIDGSIMTIADAPWPGLTPDLLSVMLVVATQAKGSVLIHQKMFESRLFFVDKLIDMGAQIILCDPHRAVVIGHNHAMRLRGGNMTSPDIRAGIALLIAAMSAEGSSRIHNIEQIDRGYQDIERRLNAIGARITRI; this is translated from the coding sequence ATGGCATCATTCGTAATTGAAGGAGGACACAGATTATCCGGCGAGATTCATCCGCAAGGCGCAAAAAACGAGGTATTGCAGATTATCTGCGCCACGCTGCTGACAGCCGAAGAGGTGACCGTACATAACATTCCGGATATACTGGACGTCAACAATCTCATTCAATTGATGCGTGACATGGGCGTTACGGTATCCAGAAAAGGGCTTGATACGTATTGTTTCAAAGCTGAAAAGCTAGATTTGAGTTATCTGGAAAGTGATGAATTCCTGAAGAAATGTTCCAGTCTGCGAGGTTCGGTTATGTTAATCGGCCCGATGGTGGCACGCTTCCATAAAGCGATGATATCAAAACCGGGTGGGGACAAGATAGGACGCAGACGTCTGGATACCCACTTTATCGGTATACAGAACCTGGGTGCAGATTTCTCGTACAACGCAGAACGCGAAGCGTATGAGATTTCAGCTTGCGAACTGAAAGGCACCTACATGTTGCTGGACGAAGCTTCGGTAACCGGAACTGCCAACATCGTGATGGCAGCTGTACTGGCCAAAGGAACAACCACGATTTATAATGCTGCCTGCGAACCGTATCTGCAACAACTTTGCAAGATGCTGAATCGTATGGGCGCCAAGATACAAGGCATTGCCTCCAATCTGTTGACCATTGAAGGAGTGGACGAACTACACGGTACCGAACATACGATACTTCCCGATATGATCGAAGTCGGCAGTTTTATCGGTATGGCAGCCATGACGCAAAGTGAGCTCACCATCAAGAATGTTTCTTATGAAAACCTGGGCATCATCCCTGAAAGTTTCCGCCGTCTGGGCATCAAACTAGAACAACAGGGAGACGATATCTATGTTCCTGCACAGGAAACGTATCAGATAGAGTCGTTCATAGATGGTTCCATTATGACTATTGCCGATGCTCCCTGGCCGGGCCTGACGCCGGACTTGCTGAGTGTAATGCTCGTAGTTGCCACTCAGGCAAAAGGCAGCGTGCTTATCCATCAGAAGATGTTCGAAAGTCGCCTGTTCTTCGTGGATAAACTAATAGATATGGGAGCACAGATTATTCTTTGCGATCCTCACCGTGCCGTCGTCATTGGCCATAACCATGCCATGCGTCTGCGAGGCGGGAATATGACTTCACCTGATATTCGTGCCGGTATTGCATTGCTGATTGCCGCCATGAGTGCGGAAGGAAGCAGTCGTATCCACAACATTGAACAAATAGACCGAGGGTATCAGGATATTGAAAGACGCCTGAATGCTATCGGAGCAAGAATTACGAGAATATGA
- the rimM gene encoding ribosome maturation factor RimM (Essential for efficient processing of 16S rRNA), which yields MIKREDVYKIGVFNKPHGIHGELSFTFTDDIFDRVEAEYLICLLDGIFVPFFLEEYRFRSDSTALVKLEGVDTAERARMFTNVEVYFPAKHAEDAGPGELTWDFFVGFHVEEVNHGDLGEVTEVDTATINTLFVVDHQGEELLIPAQEEFILNIDQKHKVITMDLPEGLLALDETEEV from the coding sequence ATGATAAAAAGAGAAGATGTATATAAGATAGGAGTATTCAACAAACCGCACGGCATTCACGGTGAGTTGTCATTCACATTCACCGATGACATTTTTGACCGGGTGGAAGCTGAATACCTGATCTGCCTGTTGGATGGTATTTTCGTACCTTTCTTCCTGGAGGAATACCGTTTCCGCTCCGACTCCACTGCATTGGTAAAGCTGGAAGGAGTAGACACGGCAGAACGTGCACGGATGTTCACCAACGTGGAAGTTTATTTTCCTGCCAAACATGCCGAAGATGCCGGACCGGGAGAACTAACCTGGGATTTCTTTGTAGGTTTCCACGTAGAAGAAGTTAACCACGGAGACTTGGGAGAAGTGACAGAGGTGGATACTGCAACCATCAACACCTTGTTTGTAGTTGATCATCAGGGAGAAGAGTTACTGATTCCTGCACAAGAAGAATTCATCCTGAACATTGACCAAAAGCACAAAGTAATCACAATGGATTTACCCGAAGGATTGCTGGCTTTGGATGAAACAGAGGAAGTGTAA
- a CDS encoding DUF4290 domain-containing protein — MQYNTQQKRMPLPEYGRSIQNMVSHALTIEDRAERQRCANTIINIMGNMFPHLRDVPDFKHKLWDHLAIMSDFKLDIDYPYEIIRKDNLNTRPEVIPYPSTKIRYRHYGRTLEVLIKKAIDFPEGDEKQNLIALICNHMKKDYMTWNKDTVDDRKIAEDLNEYSGGKLQMTDSIIKLMAERINQNYRPKVNNQNNRRDNRNNKRKY; from the coding sequence ATGCAATATAACACTCAACAAAAGCGGATGCCTTTGCCGGAATACGGACGCAGCATCCAAAATATGGTTAGCCATGCGTTGACAATCGAAGACCGTGCTGAACGCCAACGTTGCGCAAACACCATTATCAACATTATGGGTAATATGTTCCCGCATCTGCGTGATGTACCCGATTTTAAACATAAACTATGGGATCATCTGGCTATCATGTCCGACTTCAAACTGGACATTGATTACCCTTACGAAATTATCCGCAAAGATAATTTGAATACCCGCCCGGAAGTGATTCCCTATCCCAGTACCAAAATCCGTTACCGCCACTATGGCCGTACACTGGAAGTATTGATAAAGAAAGCAATTGACTTTCCCGAAGGAGATGAAAAGCAGAATCTGATTGCCTTGATCTGCAACCACATGAAGAAAGACTACATGACCTGGAACAAGGATACGGTAGACGACCGCAAGATTGCAGAAGATCTTAATGAATATTCGGGTGGCAAATTGCAGATGACGGATAGCATCATCAAACTGATGGCTGAACGTATTAATCAGAACTACCGTCCGAAAGTAAACAATCAGAATAACCGGAGAGATAACCGGAATAATAAGAGAAAGTACTAA
- a CDS encoding M23 family metallopeptidase has translation MVKKKRHKAFWSNIKFKYKLTIINENTLEEVVGLRVSKLNGISVLLSVLTVLFLVASVIIAFTPLRNYLPGYMNSEIRAQVVENALRVDSLQQLVDRQNLYIMNIQDIFSGTIRVDTVHNMDSLTTVREDSLMERTQREAEFRKQYEETEKYNLTSITARPDIEGLIFYRPTRGMITEKFDADRKHYGTDIAANPGESVLATLDGTVILSTYTAETGYVIEVQHNQDFISVYKHCSSLLKREGDTVQAGEAIALVGNSGQLTTGPHLHFELWHKGRAVNPEQYIVF, from the coding sequence ATGGTGAAAAAGAAACGACATAAAGCATTCTGGAGTAATATCAAATTCAAATATAAGCTGACTATCATCAACGAGAATACACTCGAAGAAGTAGTTGGTCTCCGTGTATCCAAGCTAAACGGCATCTCGGTATTACTTTCTGTGCTGACTGTTTTATTTCTGGTTGCCTCAGTTATCATTGCTTTCACTCCGTTGCGTAACTACTTGCCGGGATATATGAACAGTGAAATCCGTGCCCAAGTGGTAGAGAATGCTTTACGAGTAGATTCACTTCAACAGTTGGTAGATCGCCAGAATTTGTATATCATGAATATACAGGATATTTTCAGTGGGACCATACGGGTAGATACTGTGCACAATATGGACTCACTGACTACCGTACGCGAAGACTCGTTGATGGAACGCACACAGCGGGAAGCGGAGTTCCGGAAACAATATGAAGAAACAGAAAAGTATAATCTGACAAGCATTACAGCCCGCCCGGACATAGAAGGATTGATATTTTATCGTCCCACGCGAGGGATGATTACAGAAAAATTTGATGCTGACAGAAAACATTACGGTACGGATATCGCCGCCAATCCCGGAGAGAGCGTACTTGCTACGCTGGATGGTACAGTTATCTTGAGTACTTATACGGCCGAAACAGGGTATGTGATAGAAGTACAACATAATCAAGACTTTATATCCGTATATAAGCATTGCAGTTCCTTATTGAAACGTGAAGGAGACACTGTACAGGCCGGAGAGGCTATTGCTTTGGTAGGAAACAGCGGACAACTGACAACCGGTCCTCACCTGCACTTTGAGTTATGGCACAAAGGACGGGCGGTGAATCCGGAACAATATATTGTATTTTAA
- a CDS encoding 1-deoxy-D-xylulose-5-phosphate reductoisomerase: protein MKKQIAILGSTGSIGTQALQVIEEQSDQYEAYVLTANNRVEELIAQARKFKPEAVVIANETKYAQLKEALADLPIKVYAGTDAICQIVEDSEIDIVLTAMVGYAGLKPTMNAIRARKPIALANKETLVVAGELINDMARLSGTPILPVDSEHSAVFQCLAGELGNPIEKVILTASGGPFRNCTMEQLATVTKAQALKHPNWDMGAKITIDSASMMNKGFEVIEAKWLFGVRPDQIEVVVHPQSIIHSMVQFEDGAVKAQLGMPDMRLPIQYAFSYPQRLKASFPRLDFKMCTNLTFEQPDTTRFRNLALAYEALHKGGNMPCIVNAANEVVVAAFLRDEISFLGMSDVIERAMSIVSFVAKPEYEDYVATDAMTRRIAQELIK, encoded by the coding sequence ATGAAAAAACAAATTGCTATACTCGGTTCTACCGGCTCCATAGGTACGCAGGCATTACAGGTGATTGAAGAACAATCCGACCAGTACGAAGCGTATGTGCTGACCGCCAACAACCGTGTAGAAGAACTCATTGCTCAGGCTCGGAAATTCAAGCCTGAAGCGGTAGTTATAGCCAACGAAACGAAATATGCCCAACTGAAAGAAGCCCTCGCCGACCTGCCTATCAAAGTATATGCAGGAACGGATGCTATCTGCCAGATTGTGGAAGACTCGGAAATTGACATCGTACTGACCGCGATGGTAGGTTATGCCGGACTGAAACCAACCATGAATGCTATTCGTGCCCGTAAGCCTATCGCTCTTGCCAACAAGGAGACGCTTGTTGTGGCAGGTGAGCTGATTAACGATATGGCACGCCTATCCGGTACACCTATATTACCGGTAGATTCCGAACATTCAGCCGTTTTCCAATGTTTAGCGGGGGAACTCGGCAATCCGATAGAGAAGGTGATCCTTACGGCATCCGGTGGTCCGTTCCGCAATTGCACAATGGAGCAACTGGCTACGGTAACCAAAGCCCAAGCCTTGAAACATCCTAATTGGGATATGGGAGCGAAGATCACGATTGATTCCGCTTCAATGATGAACAAAGGGTTCGAGGTGATAGAAGCAAAATGGTTATTCGGTGTACGTCCGGATCAGATTGAAGTGGTAGTACATCCGCAATCTATTATACATTCGATGGTGCAGTTTGAAGACGGTGCAGTAAAGGCACAATTGGGTATGCCGGATATGCGTCTGCCTATTCAGTATGCATTCTCTTATCCGCAACGCTTGAAGGCTTCATTTCCCCGGTTAGATTTCAAGATGTGCACAAACCTGACATTCGAACAACCGGATACCACCCGTTTCCGTAATCTGGCTTTGGCTTACGAAGCTTTGCATAAAGGCGGAAATATGCCTTGTATCGTAAATGCAGCCAATGAAGTGGTAGTTGCCGCTTTCCTGCGGGATGAGATTTCATTCCTCGGCATGAGTGACGTGATAGAGAGAGCAATGTCTATCGTATCATTTGTGGCAAAACCGGAATATGAAGACTATGTAGCTACGGATGCGATGACACGCCGTATTGCACAAGAGTTGATAAAATAA
- a CDS encoding diaminopimelate dehydrogenase, with the protein MKKVRAAIVGYGNIGQYVLEALQAAPDFEIAGVVRRTGAENRPAELSEYPVVKNIKELEGVDVAILCTPTRSVENYAKEILALGINTVDSFDIHTGIVDLRRTLSASAKEHKAVSIISAGWDPGSDSIVRTLLEAIAPKGITYTNFGPGMSMGHTVAVKAIDGVKAALSMTIPTGTGIHRRMVYIELKDGYEFDKVSAAIKADPYFVNDETHVKLVPSVDALLDMGHGVNLTRKGVSGKTQNQLFEFNMRINNPALTAQVLVCVARASMRQQPGCYTMVEVPVIDLLPGDREEWIGHLV; encoded by the coding sequence ATGAAAAAAGTAAGAGCAGCCATTGTTGGCTATGGCAATATCGGGCAATACGTGCTCGAAGCGTTGCAAGCGGCTCCCGACTTTGAAATTGCCGGCGTAGTACGCCGCACTGGAGCTGAAAACCGTCCCGCAGAACTGAGTGAATACCCTGTTGTAAAGAATATCAAGGAATTGGAAGGTGTTGATGTTGCAATTCTTTGCACGCCAACCCGCAGTGTAGAGAATTATGCTAAAGAAATCCTTGCACTTGGCATCAATACGGTTGACAGCTTCGATATCCATACCGGTATTGTCGATTTGCGTCGCACGCTGTCTGCTTCTGCAAAAGAACATAAAGCAGTTTCTATTATTTCTGCAGGTTGGGACCCGGGAAGCGACTCTATCGTACGTACCCTGTTGGAAGCTATTGCTCCGAAAGGAATTACTTATACAAACTTTGGTCCGGGAATGAGTATGGGACATACAGTAGCTGTAAAAGCTATTGATGGTGTAAAGGCTGCTCTTTCCATGACTATTCCTACCGGAACAGGTATTCACCGTCGCATGGTTTATATCGAATTGAAAGACGGTTATGAGTTTGATAAAGTGTCTGCTGCCATCAAAGCAGATCCATACTTTGTGAATGACGAGACACATGTGAAATTAGTTCCCAGCGTAGATGCTTTGCTTGACATGGGACATGGTGTAAACCTCACTCGTAAAGGTGTTTCCGGTAAAACTCAGAATCAATTGTTTGAGTTCAATATGCGCATTAATAATCCTGCACTAACTGCTCAGGTATTGGTTTGTGTAGCTCGCGCTTCCATGCGTCAACAACCTGGTTGTTACACTATGGTAGAGGTTCCGGTTATTGATCTTTTGCCGGGAGATCGTGAAGAGTGGATCGGACACTTAGTGTAA
- the ruvA gene encoding Holliday junction branch migration protein RuvA encodes MIEYIRGGLAELSPATAVIDCNGLGYAVNISLNTYAAIQSKKECKLYIYEAIREDAYILYGFADKQERELFLLLISVSGIGGNTARMILSALSPAELVNVISTENANLLKTVKGIGLKTAQRVIVDLKDKIKTGAATSGSSIGSLGGMLSAANAQVQEEAIAALTMLGFAQAPSQKVVLAILKEEPDAPVEQVIKLALKRL; translated from the coding sequence ATGATAGAATACATTAGAGGCGGACTTGCCGAGCTCAGCCCGGCAACCGCAGTTATCGACTGTAACGGATTGGGATATGCCGTTAATATTTCATTAAATACGTATGCTGCCATCCAAAGCAAAAAAGAGTGTAAACTGTATATCTACGAGGCTATACGTGAGGATGCATACATCCTTTACGGCTTTGCAGATAAACAAGAGCGTGAATTATTCTTGTTACTGATTTCCGTTTCGGGCATTGGCGGCAATACTGCACGAATGATACTTTCAGCACTTTCACCGGCAGAACTGGTGAATGTTATCAGTACTGAAAATGCCAATTTACTGAAGACAGTGAAAGGTATCGGACTAAAAACAGCTCAACGGGTGATTGTAGATTTGAAAGATAAAATCAAGACAGGTGCCGCAACCTCAGGAAGTTCGATAGGAAGTCTTGGCGGAATGCTATCTGCTGCTAATGCACAGGTGCAGGAAGAAGCTATTGCAGCATTAACAATGTTGGGATTTGCACAGGCACCATCACAAAAGGTAGTTTTGGCAATATTGAAAGAAGAGCCGGATGCACCGGTGGAACAGGTTATTAAGTTGGCGCTGAAAAGACTTTAA